One genomic window of Devosia salina includes the following:
- a CDS encoding phosphopentomutase — protein sequence MPRAIVCLLDSVGIGGAPDAAAYGDEGANTVGHIAEWAAAGKADRDGLRSGPLIVPNMDAMGLGAAIKLSTGILPPNLSDAPKGGRFGVGREVSKGKDTPSGHWEIAGVPVPFEWGYFPQTEPAFPPELIAEFLKRTGLPGILGDKHASGTTIIAELGEEHIRTGMPICYTSIDSVFQIAAHETHFGLDRLYEICKVAFELTEPLKIGRVIARPFIGETPETFKRTGNRRDFAISPPEPTLLDRNAEAGNQVFAIGKISDIYAGSGVTHKLKGTGIPQLFDRTLEAMEMAADGAFIMTNFVDFDSEYGHRRDVPGYAAALELFDARLPEIIAKLRHDDLLILTADHGNDPTWPGTDHTREQVPILAFSPALPPAEIGIRPTFADIGETIAAWLGLAPGRHGKSFL from the coding sequence ATGCCCCGCGCCATTGTCTGCCTGCTCGACAGCGTCGGTATCGGCGGTGCCCCCGATGCCGCCGCCTATGGTGACGAAGGCGCCAATACCGTCGGCCACATCGCCGAATGGGCCGCCGCCGGCAAGGCGGATCGGGACGGCCTGCGTTCTGGCCCACTCATTGTGCCGAATATGGATGCCATGGGCCTGGGCGCGGCCATCAAGCTTTCCACCGGCATCCTGCCGCCAAACCTCTCCGACGCCCCGAAAGGCGGTCGCTTCGGCGTTGGGCGCGAGGTTTCCAAGGGCAAGGACACGCCGTCGGGTCATTGGGAAATCGCCGGCGTCCCGGTGCCCTTCGAATGGGGCTATTTCCCGCAGACCGAGCCGGCTTTCCCACCCGAGCTGATTGCCGAATTCTTGAAGCGCACCGGCCTGCCCGGCATTCTTGGCGACAAGCACGCCTCGGGCACCACCATCATCGCCGAGCTGGGCGAGGAGCATATCCGCACCGGCATGCCGATCTGCTATACCTCGATCGACAGCGTCTTCCAGATTGCGGCCCACGAAACCCATTTCGGTCTCGATCGCCTCTACGAGATCTGCAAGGTCGCCTTTGAACTGACCGAGCCGCTCAAGATCGGCCGCGTCATCGCCCGGCCCTTCATCGGCGAGACGCCCGAAACCTTCAAGCGCACCGGCAATCGCCGCGATTTCGCCATTTCACCGCCCGAACCGACCCTGCTCGACCGCAATGCGGAAGCGGGCAACCAGGTCTTTGCCATCGGCAAGATCTCGGACATCTATGCCGGCTCCGGCGTTACCCACAAACTCAAGGGCACCGGCATCCCCCAGCTCTTCGATCGCACGCTCGAGGCCATGGAAATGGCCGCGGACGGCGCCTTTATCATGACCAATTTCGTCGATTTCGACAGTGAGTATGGCCATCGGCGCGATGTGCCCGGCTATGCCGCTGCTCTCGAACTCTTCGACGCCCGCCTGCCAGAAATCATCGCCAAGCTCCGCCACGACGATCTGCTGATCCTGACGGCCGACCACGGCAATGACCCCACCTGGCCGGGCACCGATCATACCCGCGAACAGGTGCCGATACTGGCTTTTTCCCCAGCCCTGCCGCCAGCAGAGATTGGCATTCGCCCGACCTTCGCTGATATAGGTGAGACAATTGCCGCATGGCTGGGCCTGGCCCCCGGCCGCCATGGCAAATCGTTCCTGTGA
- the upp gene encoding uracil phosphoribosyltransferase — MSRSEGNVTVIDHPLIQHKLTIMRNKETSIAGFRRLLREIAHLMCYEVTRDLALEMITIETPMAEMQSPAIKGKKLVFASILRAGNGLLDGMLDLVPAARVAHIGIYRDHETLEPVEYYFKAPSSLDDRLIIVVDPMLATGNSATAAIEKLKERGANNIRFLCLLAAPEGIRNFSAAHPDVPVFTASIDSHLNEKGYIVPGLGDAGDRMYGTK; from the coding sequence ATGAGCAGATCCGAAGGCAATGTGACGGTCATCGATCACCCGCTGATCCAGCACAAGCTGACCATCATGCGCAACAAGGAGACCTCCATCGCCGGGTTCCGGCGGCTCCTGCGTGAGATCGCGCATCTGATGTGCTACGAGGTCACCCGCGACCTTGCATTGGAGATGATCACCATCGAAACACCGATGGCCGAGATGCAAAGCCCTGCCATCAAGGGCAAGAAACTGGTCTTCGCCTCGATCCTGCGCGCCGGCAACGGCCTGCTCGATGGCATGCTCGACCTGGTGCCCGCGGCCCGCGTCGCCCATATCGGCATCTATCGCGACCACGAAACGCTCGAACCGGTCGAATACTATTTCAAGGCGCCCTCGAGCCTGGATGACCGGCTGATCATCGTGGTCGATCCCATGCTGGCCACCGGCAATTCGGCGACGGCGGCCATCGAGAAACTCAAGGAGCGCGGCGCCAACAATATCCGCTTCCTGTGCCTGCTGGCGGCGCCCGAAGGCATCCGCAATTTCTCCGCCGCCCATCCCGACGTGCCGGTCTTTACCGCCTCCATCGACAGCCACCTCAACGAGAAGGGCTATATCGTCCCCGGCCTCGGCGATGCCGGCGACCGCATGTACGGGACGAAATAG
- a CDS encoding HAD family hydrolase → MSEHDTIIPVFDLGGVFVDWNPMYLFRKLFESEEDALWFHQHICTGDWNLEFDAGEIYAEGVAKLVTRFPKYWREIQAFDARWTETFGPFIQGTIDIHNELVDQDIPTFAITNFSWEKWMTRLGEWPFLEKFDGVIVSGLERLVKPDPRLYRVFCERYGLAPDSCVFIDDSEPNIVAARKFGMHGIHFKDPVHLRADLIALGLPLKAK, encoded by the coding sequence ATGAGCGAACACGACACTATCATCCCCGTTTTCGACCTGGGCGGCGTCTTCGTCGACTGGAACCCGATGTATCTGTTCCGCAAGCTGTTCGAGAGCGAGGAAGATGCACTGTGGTTCCACCAGCATATCTGCACGGGTGACTGGAACCTCGAGTTCGATGCGGGTGAGATCTATGCCGAGGGCGTGGCCAAGCTGGTCACCCGCTTCCCCAAATACTGGCGCGAAATCCAGGCCTTCGACGCACGCTGGACCGAAACCTTCGGCCCCTTCATCCAGGGCACGATCGACATCCACAATGAATTGGTGGACCAGGACATCCCCACCTTCGCCATCACCAATTTCTCCTGGGAAAAATGGATGACGCGGCTGGGCGAATGGCCGTTCCTGGAAAAGTTCGACGGGGTGATCGTGTCGGGGCTGGAGCGACTGGTGAAGCCCGATCCGCGGCTCTATCGCGTGTTCTGCGAGCGCTACGGCCTGGCGCCGGACAGCTGCGTGTTCATCGATGACAGCGAGCCCAATATCGTGGCGGCCCGCAAGTTCGGCATGCATGGCATCCACTTCAAGGACCCGGTGCACCTGCGCGCCGACCTGATCGCGCTAGGCCTGCCGCTCAAGGCGAAGTAA
- a CDS encoding TadE/TadG family type IV pilus assembly protein, whose translation MSARRVSLRLHLKRLLRADRGVAAVEFALVLPIMLVVYLGTLEASSLITMDRKVQSVAGAIGDLVARTDEVISTSQLQDYFRAASGIMTPFSPDGVLQVVTAVQVNADGTTEVVWTRQYQNGTYSSTTPHNVGDSYPLPTEMTDIARGDMVIASEASLNYTPLLGIVIQTPITLYRSSFFMPRFGGEIDEPS comes from the coding sequence GTGAGCGCGCGCCGCGTGAGCCTGAGGCTGCACCTGAAGCGGCTGCTGCGCGCCGATCGCGGCGTGGCGGCGGTCGAATTCGCGCTGGTGCTGCCCATCATGCTCGTGGTCTATCTCGGCACGCTGGAGGCCAGCTCGCTGATCACCATGGACCGCAAGGTGCAGTCGGTGGCTGGCGCCATCGGCGATCTGGTGGCCCGCACCGACGAGGTGATCTCCACCAGCCAGCTGCAGGATTATTTCCGTGCCGCCAGCGGCATCATGACCCCGTTTTCGCCAGATGGCGTGCTGCAGGTGGTCACGGCGGTGCAGGTCAACGCCGATGGCACGACCGAAGTGGTCTGGACGCGGCAATACCAGAACGGCACCTATTCCAGCACGACGCCGCATAATGTTGGCGACAGCTATCCGCTTCCCACGGAAATGACCGACATCGCACGGGGCGACATGGTGATCGCCTCGGAAGCGTCGCTGAACTATACGCCGCTGCTTGGCATCGTGATCCAGACCCCGATCACGCTCTACCGCTCCAGCTTCTTCATGCCCCGTTTCGGGGGCGAGATCGACGAGCCGAGCTGA